GCCGCGGGCAAGAGCGTCATGTTCCTCGTCGCCCTGGGCCATCCCGACCGCGCCGCACTGGGGCTGAAAATGTGAGCCATCGCGTGATGCCATTTTCTTCGCGCCGGTGTTCGGTGCAGAATACTCACGTTGCCAGGGTGGGGGAGCGGCGCCGCCCCTGACGTGTGAGACTTCGGTGTTTCGAGGAGGCCAAACGAATGGGACAACTCATCAAAGTCGCGGAAGCGAACGATGTACCGCCTGGAACGACCAAAGCGGTCGAGGCGGATGGGCGCAGGATTGCCCTATTCAATTGCGATGGTGGCTATTACGCCATCGACGACGTCTGTACGCACCGAGGAGGATCACTTTCAGAAGGTGAGGTGAACGGCACGGCGGTGACCTGCCCCTGGCATGGGGCCACCTTCGACATCACCACGGGGAACGTCCTCGAGCCGCCTGCCACCGAAGGAGTGGTCTCTTACAGAGTTCAAGTAGACGGGAACGACATCAAGGTTGAGCTGATGGCGGAGGTTTTTCTGGGCATGGGTAGATAGAATAAATGGTGGAGCCGAGCACTATTGAACTGGGGCGCTAAGTGGTTGAGTTTGATGGGGGAGTGCAGTTCGGGTTTTGAGATATGCCCCCAAATGTGCCCCCACATACAAGTTGCGCGAAGCTCTGTTGACTCGCCCCCTCTTAGTGAGAGCCATCTCGATTCCGAAATGTTTTGATGACATACAGTACTACTCTGATTCCTGTATTTCTGGAGATGCCCCGAACCGGACAAATTCCCCAAACAATCGAGCTATTCGACTTATTGTATTTTATCGGCGGAACTGAAAATTCAGCTTATTTTTCCTACGTTCGGCACGCGTCTTTCGCACGATCTTTGCGTTGCGAAAGCTTGCCCTGGCCAGCTAGGACAGTTCTTCTGACCCGATGAGTTCCAACTTGGGCTTCGCTCGCCATCTACTGATTGCGAGCAGCGCGATTGGAATTCCGTAGGCGCCCGCGCGCTCGACAAACTCAAAGACATCGAGTGGTCCGCCCGAGATCGGGTACAGAAACTCCGTCATGAGCTTCCAGGCGAGAACGAACCACAGCACGCCAGGAGTCCGCAACAGGAGCACTGACGCCGCCAAGGCAATTTCGAACCAGCCAACAGAAATGAGGAAATTCGGAGTCGCCGCGATCCCGATGGATGCCCAATGCTCGAGCAAAATCGCCTTCTGCATAAAGGCACCAAATGCGCCATGGCCGAGTAGAAGAAGTGCGAGGGCGAGGCGAAGCAAGAATTCGAGTTGATTGACGCGTTCAGATGTGAGGTCAGGAAGATCCATCCTTCCGAACCAATCCCGCCTCGTGGCCGACATTGCGCCGCCAAGCACGAGCAGAATCAAGGGGGGACCGAAGTTTCCTGCCCGCTCCCAGACCTCCCACAGGCTGAAGCCCGCGAGGGGCCGGAGCAGAGAAGTGAAGACTGCCCAACCGAACATCCAAAGCAAAATTGCTCGGCGGGGCTTCCAAAGCAAGAGCAGTCCCAATGTGATATCG
This region of Myxococcales bacterium genomic DNA includes:
- a CDS encoding non-heme iron oxygenase ferredoxin subunit — its product is MGQLIKVAEANDVPPGTTKAVEADGRRIALFNCDGGYYAIDDVCTHRGGSLSEGEVNGTAVTCPWHGATFDITTGNVLEPPATEGVVSYRVQVDGNDIKVELMAEVFLGMGR